In one Solanum dulcamara chromosome 1, daSolDulc1.2, whole genome shotgun sequence genomic region, the following are encoded:
- the LOC129889548 gene encoding latex serine proteinase inhibitor-like, which translates to MKIIVLFLSLAFLFLSTVATCTTDTPNKEFPTIKDTEGNPLNKNSRYFIVSATWGAGGGGVKLANLGNQDQNNCPTSVVQFRNDLDDGKAVYIIPNHHKHDIITEKSTVHIKFYLDSPTCSDYAMWKVDNFPEPAEKYPISTGRSRNMNVQFQIRSLSDSTYKLVFCPQGNKLTCQNVGIASENGFNRLVLTENAKAFVFKNEKRIGMSIV; encoded by the exons atGAAGATCATCGTACTCTTTTTATCACTTGCATTTCTTTTCTTGTCTACCGTAGCCACTTGTACCACTGATACACCAAATAAAGAATTTCCAACTATAAAAGACACAGAGGGTAATCCCCTAAACAAAAACTCAAGGTACTTTATAGTTTCGGCTACATGGGGAGCTGGCGGCGGAGGCGTTAAGCTTGCTAATCTCGGAAATCAAGATCAGAACAACTGTCCCACATCGGTGGTGCAATTCCGAAATGACCTTGATGATG GTAAAGCAGTCTACATCATACCTAATCATCACAAACATGATATCATTACTGAGAAGTCTACCGTACACATCAAATTCTATCTTGATTCTCCGACTTGTTCTGACTATGCCATGTGGAAGGTCGACAACTTTCCTGAACCCGCGGAGAAATACCCTATAAGCACAGGTCGTTCCAGGAACATGAACGTCCAATTTCAGATTAGGTCACTCAGTGACTCGACGTATAAGCTAGTGTTTTGTCCCcaaggaaataaacttacttgCCAAAATGTTGGCATTGCTTCCGAAAATGGATTTAACCGTTTGGTTCTCACAGAGAATGCAAAGGCATTTGTgttcaaaaatgaaaagagaatCGGGATGTCAATCGTGTAA